In a single window of the Gracilimonas sp. genome:
- the dapF gene encoding diaminopimelate epimerase, which translates to MKEIKFHKMQGAGNDFVVIDNRKYGFTLDEIVEFTPKMCDRKFGIGADGILVLEPAQKTEVDFTMIYRNADGSDAGMCGNGARCLVMFAFKNGFNATQTFNVHNNVYEAEVHNDNSVSVHFPVHVQPEKRILNDITLIKADAATEHLITFVPQEKLEDEKELARVGSELRYHPEVNPPGSNVNFVFDNGCESIHLQTYERGVEDLTLACGTGALASAVATHFTRNQKEKHAAYTVKVKGGTLKVSFDFNSDNKTYHQLILTGPAHFVFEGIYSL; encoded by the coding sequence ATGAAAGAAATTAAATTTCATAAAATGCAGGGAGCCGGCAACGATTTTGTTGTTATCGATAATCGGAAATACGGCTTCACACTGGATGAAATAGTCGAGTTCACCCCAAAAATGTGTGACCGGAAGTTTGGCATAGGTGCGGATGGAATACTCGTACTGGAACCAGCTCAAAAAACAGAAGTAGATTTCACCATGATTTACCGGAACGCTGATGGCAGCGATGCCGGAATGTGTGGAAATGGTGCCCGCTGCCTGGTTATGTTTGCCTTCAAAAACGGTTTTAACGCCACGCAGACCTTTAACGTACACAACAATGTATATGAAGCTGAAGTCCACAATGATAACAGTGTGAGCGTTCATTTTCCGGTTCATGTTCAACCGGAAAAGAGAATACTGAATGATATCACGCTTATAAAAGCGGATGCAGCTACCGAACATTTGATCACGTTTGTGCCACAAGAAAAGCTTGAGGATGAAAAGGAACTAGCCCGGGTTGGCAGTGAACTTCGATATCACCCGGAAGTAAATCCCCCAGGAAGTAATGTGAATTTTGTTTTTGACAACGGTTGTGAATCCATCCACTTACAAACATATGAACGAGGAGTTGAAGATCTGACCCTCGCTTGTGGTACCGGGGCACTGGCCTCTGCGGTTGCCACCCATTTTACCAGAAATCAAAAAGAGAAACACGCTGCTTACACTGTAAAAGTGAAAGGGGGAACGCTTAAAGTTTCATTCGATTTTAATTCAGATAACAAGACTTATCATCAATTAATACTAACGGGACCAGCTCATTTTGTATTCGAAGGCATTTATTCTTTGTAA
- a CDS encoding type IX secretion system plug protein domain-containing protein, which translates to MSSSNSGERYLSRYLVPNQLPAPQSIKSLQLYRKGTDNNPPIIELGSPQKLILAFDELSDLSGQFRITFTHHNQNWENSNIPQDWYLEGINEIILGGGQKNELSEPNYFHYKTEFPNDQVKFKISGNYMLHVSDFNSGVRLFSLPFFVTENEGEIVSWVETVYNAGQRYNAIDQPFSEFVYPDFIEFPQFDLSFYFVQNRFWGDFKQSENFDFSEQDRSQFHLSRDNAFPANYDFMGLNLNSLSVDGNQIIDYQPGQTPPLVVLREDILNFSSDPVRGWTSNFGNPKNATDSRYANVRFRFDDGGQFSENEGVYLVGDFNQWLLSESNKLKYNEDSGYWETSSLIKQGTYTYKYAVKEGELGINDLILSDTITRQNQEYVSFVYFQDPDYRYQRLLQVNVFRTSD; encoded by the coding sequence GTGAGTAGTTCGAATAGCGGTGAGCGTTATTTAAGCCGCTACCTTGTACCAAATCAACTTCCTGCTCCACAGTCAATTAAAAGCCTGCAATTGTACAGAAAGGGAACCGACAATAATCCTCCCATTATAGAACTCGGTTCACCCCAAAAATTGATCCTGGCCTTTGATGAGCTATCGGACTTATCCGGACAGTTCAGAATTACATTTACCCATCATAATCAAAACTGGGAAAACAGTAACATACCTCAGGATTGGTACCTGGAAGGAATAAACGAAATTATTCTTGGCGGAGGGCAAAAGAATGAGCTCAGTGAACCTAATTATTTTCACTATAAGACTGAATTTCCGAATGACCAGGTAAAGTTTAAAATTAGCGGAAATTACATGCTCCATGTTTCTGATTTCAACTCAGGTGTAAGGCTTTTCTCTTTGCCCTTTTTTGTAACCGAGAATGAAGGGGAAATAGTATCCTGGGTTGAAACCGTCTATAATGCCGGTCAGAGATATAACGCCATCGATCAACCATTTAGTGAATTTGTATATCCTGATTTTATAGAATTTCCTCAGTTTGATTTGAGTTTCTATTTTGTGCAGAACCGGTTTTGGGGTGATTTCAAACAGTCAGAAAATTTCGATTTTTCTGAACAAGACCGTTCTCAGTTTCATTTATCGAGGGATAATGCTTTTCCTGCCAACTATGATTTTATGGGGCTGAATCTAAACTCTCTTTCTGTGGATGGAAATCAAATTATAGATTATCAGCCGGGGCAAACTCCACCCCTCGTTGTTCTCAGAGAAGATATACTAAACTTTTCTTCAGATCCGGTCAGAGGCTGGACTTCCAATTTCGGAAACCCTAAAAATGCAACTGATTCACGATACGCCAATGTTCGTTTCAGGTTTGATGATGGTGGTCAGTTCTCAGAAAATGAGGGAGTTTACCTGGTTGGGGACTTTAATCAGTGGCTGCTCTCAGAAAGCAACAAACTTAAATACAATGAGGATTCCGGATATTGGGAGACTTCATCCCTGATAAAACAAGGTACTTACACCTATAAATATGCTGTAAAAGAAGGTGAATTGGGCATCAATGATCTTATTCTTAG